One window from the genome of Sphaerotilus microaerophilus encodes:
- a CDS encoding tyrosine-type recombinase/integrase, with the protein MKQAAKQANAKTVLDKRTVSDCAFDAIPVFDSSGKQVGTLPNESQKHYDIHDAHKEAPTGFRLRVNRSVKTYILVQRVGSKVKTVTVGRHPDLLLGTGVAPDRNARLVAAELSARLRRGEDINQTKREERIAAKKSEVTLRVLFSRWMADYVASAKRDPRENTIAAVEKAQQRLGDKLLDTAADELTWRDLEAFFVDKATKRGHLTAAEQTIRWVSAVYNKENHRITLDALQAKGQPNLYANPAEIFIKTGALRNNAELERDYDKKGVRRPLSGQREHFQKWLDYVVAARHDPKRSRTGADYMLLTVFLGMRREETAGLVWNDRLSRAPDTGHPLRGHNFIDLDRAVVVLNVTKNRYAHRIPIPGFILQIMRERRLLVGDSPFVFPRVSRSKLARATHYNDPRSFLEQVKTGIKVNFAIHDLRRTFGNVVTEMGLPDRLAKQLLNHKSGGVVGKYADQSLEQLRPVMEDVEDEMLAYATNSPKPARQRHFKTRTYA; encoded by the coding sequence ATGAAGCAGGCGGCCAAGCAGGCAAATGCAAAGACTGTATTAGACAAGAGGACGGTGTCCGATTGCGCGTTCGATGCCATCCCGGTCTTCGATTCTTCGGGGAAGCAGGTCGGCACCTTGCCGAACGAGTCGCAGAAACACTACGACATCCACGATGCGCACAAGGAAGCGCCCACCGGATTTCGCCTGCGAGTGAACAGGTCCGTGAAGACCTACATCTTGGTCCAGCGAGTCGGGTCCAAGGTCAAGACGGTGACTGTCGGTCGGCATCCGGACCTCTTGCTGGGAACCGGGGTTGCGCCTGACCGAAACGCGCGGCTTGTCGCGGCCGAGCTCTCCGCCCGCTTGCGGCGTGGCGAGGACATCAACCAAACGAAGCGCGAAGAGCGCATAGCGGCCAAGAAGTCCGAGGTGACGCTCCGCGTGCTGTTCAGCCGATGGATGGCTGACTATGTGGCCAGCGCTAAGCGCGACCCGCGCGAAAACACCATCGCAGCGGTTGAGAAGGCGCAACAGCGGCTCGGCGACAAGCTGCTGGACACTGCTGCGGACGAGCTGACTTGGCGTGACCTGGAGGCGTTCTTCGTAGACAAGGCGACCAAGAGGGGGCACTTGACGGCCGCCGAACAGACCATCCGGTGGGTGTCAGCCGTCTACAACAAAGAAAACCACCGCATCACCCTGGATGCCCTTCAGGCGAAGGGGCAGCCCAACCTCTACGCGAACCCCGCCGAGATTTTCATCAAGACTGGTGCTCTGCGGAACAACGCAGAACTTGAGCGTGACTACGACAAGAAAGGGGTCCGCCGGCCACTCAGCGGGCAGCGTGAGCACTTTCAAAAGTGGCTTGATTACGTGGTCGCGGCGCGTCACGACCCCAAAAGGTCTCGCACTGGCGCGGACTACATGCTCCTGACCGTTTTTCTTGGCATGCGCCGAGAAGAGACCGCTGGTCTGGTTTGGAATGACCGGCTGTCTAGGGCTCCCGATACTGGTCACCCATTGCGTGGTCACAACTTCATCGACCTTGACCGCGCAGTAGTCGTCTTGAACGTAACGAAGAACCGATACGCGCACCGCATCCCAATCCCCGGCTTCATACTTCAAATCATGAGAGAGCGAAGATTGTTGGTTGGCGACTCGCCATTCGTGTTTCCGCGGGTGTCACGGTCAAAGCTGGCAAGGGCGACGCACTACAACGACCCGCGGTCGTTTCTCGAGCAGGTGAAGACTGGCATTAAAGTCAACTTTGCCATTCACGACCTGAGACGGACCTTCGGCAACGTGGTGACGGAGATGGGTTTGCCCGACCGCCTTGCAAAACAACTTCTCAACCACAAGAGCGGGGGGGTGGTGGGCAAGTACGCGGACCAGTCTCTGGAGCAGCTTCGACCAGTCATGGAGGATGTTGAGGACGAAATGCTTGCTTATGCAACAAACAGTCCGAAGCCTGCACGGCAGAGGCATTTCAAAACAAGGACTTACGCCTGA
- a CDS encoding helix-turn-helix transcriptional regulator, which yields MRAHAPTSQFRDANLDRLLGDEYLLNVDQAALYLSVSSSTLNHWRSDGKGPRFVKLCGSTKGAIRYRLADLRSYVEQNTFSSVAEAGLFNAMSRVSHYWYDWQVVHPFVAKGPHFLVDSALADRDAYVAVLTDPCARVRWIRPWVALRHPWLKPQRRLELLGLFLASSYGQGAEVAIDLEYKRNLAAVPEQYWCGHPDLTLARVDETKGEGQYSFE from the coding sequence ATGCGCGCTCACGCTCCAACATCGCAGTTTCGCGACGCTAATCTGGACCGGCTGCTCGGCGACGAATATCTATTGAATGTCGACCAAGCCGCGCTCTACCTTTCGGTATCTTCGTCGACTTTGAACCACTGGCGCTCGGATGGGAAAGGTCCTAGATTTGTGAAGCTGTGCGGGTCGACCAAGGGCGCCATTAGGTACAGGCTAGCCGACCTGCGGTCATACGTCGAACAGAATACTTTCTCAAGTGTTGCGGAGGCAGGTTTGTTTAACGCGATGTCTCGTGTCAGCCACTATTGGTACGACTGGCAGGTCGTGCATCCATTTGTGGCAAAAGGGCCGCATTTCCTGGTTGATTCCGCGCTCGCTGACCGGGATGCATATGTTGCTGTGCTCACCGACCCATGTGCGCGCGTTCGCTGGATTCGGCCCTGGGTTGCGCTGAGACATCCTTGGCTCAAGCCGCAACGCAGGCTAGAGTTGTTGGGCCTGTTTTTGGCCTCCAGTTATGGTCAGGGAGCTGAGGTCGCAATCGACCTAGAATACAAACGCAACTTGGCGGCAGTTCCTGAGCAGTACTGGTGTGGCCATCCGGACTTGACTTTGGCTAGGGTGGACGAAACCAAAGGCGAAGGGCAATACTCGTTTGAATAG
- a CDS encoding HNH endonuclease, protein MPIDNRTNDAESGAYAKFSCGRPNFLGFSKSACFIPIWLNRAPNGYTSLSVKKSIGSYTQNGHRLVARLLIGTLSAGDSVLHRCGIHACCNPFHLYIGGTAENLRDERHHSAARQKLHAEQSSLANITDGVYQPTHLPLSEEVSRLGEFAGFSPHECTISPWLPPTVDNYVQLENTDVCGEVSGAHRLIYKLFLGPLDKYDVVKHSCSNTRCINPFHLVYAGKQANPREFDFRHDKRRTVSEETINLLTDGGKTNTEIAKISGNHPVTIGGYRRHGILRAPSDAKIAATALNRIRYLANFAGRPLSRG, encoded by the coding sequence ATGCCAATCGACAATCGGACCAATGACGCAGAAAGTGGAGCCTATGCCAAATTCAGCTGCGGAAGGCCCAATTTCCTTGGCTTCAGCAAATCGGCGTGCTTCATCCCGATATGGCTAAATCGCGCCCCAAACGGCTACACCTCACTATCGGTGAAAAAGTCCATTGGGTCGTACACCCAGAATGGCCATCGACTGGTAGCGCGACTGCTGATAGGAACACTATCAGCCGGAGATAGCGTACTGCATCGCTGTGGGATTCATGCGTGCTGCAATCCGTTTCACCTCTACATTGGCGGGACGGCAGAAAATCTTCGCGATGAAAGGCATCACAGCGCAGCTCGCCAGAAATTGCACGCAGAACAGTCATCGCTGGCGAATATTACTGACGGTGTTTATCAACCAACACACCTTCCGCTCAGCGAAGAAGTGTCCCGGCTAGGGGAGTTCGCAGGCTTTTCGCCGCACGAATGCACCATTTCTCCTTGGCTGCCCCCTACGGTGGACAACTACGTCCAGCTTGAGAACACCGATGTCTGTGGTGAGGTTTCCGGTGCACACCGCCTAATTTATAAATTGTTCTTGGGGCCGCTCGATAAGTATGACGTCGTCAAGCATTCGTGCAGCAACACGCGATGCATAAATCCGTTTCATCTGGTGTACGCGGGAAAGCAAGCAAATCCGAGAGAGTTTGACTTCCGTCACGATAAGCGGCGCACAGTTTCAGAGGAAACGATTAATCTTCTCACGGACGGGGGCAAAACAAACACGGAGATTGCAAAAATTTCGGGCAATCACCCAGTAACCATAGGCGGATATCGCCGTCACGGCATCCTGAGAGCCCCCTCAGATGCCAAAATTGCCGCAACTGCACTTAACCGGATAAGATATTTGGCAAATTTCGCCGGACGCCCGCTATCTCGCGGCTGA